One Stratiformator vulcanicus genomic window, AACTTTATCCTCCGCAACGGAACCTCGGCCTCGGCACTGGCGACCTACGATCATGTCGGTCAGCGATATCACCGGGCCGAAAAGGTCACGGCTTACGGCATCACGCCCCGCAATGCCGAGCAGATATTCGCCTTACGTGCGCTGCTCGATGACGATGTGCGGCTCGTCACGCTGGCTGGCAAAGCGGGTTCCGGCAAGACCTTAATTGCGCTCGCCGCCGCGCTGCAGCAGCGAGCGAACTTCCGGCAAATTTTGCTCGCCCGACCGGTCGTGTCGCTCTCCAATCGCGACCTCGGCTATTTGCCGGGCGACGTGAAGGACAAACTCGACCCCTATATGCAGCCGCTATACGACAATTTAAACGTCATCCGCCACGCGGTCGGCGAAGAAACCGAAGACGGTAAACGCATCGGGTTGATGCGGGAGACCGGCAAGATCGAAATCTCACCGCTGGCCTATATCCGCGGACGATCGCTGCCGAGGATTTTCTTTATTGTCGACGAAGCCCAGAACCTTACTCCGCACGAGATGAAAACGATCATCACCCGGGCGGGGGAGGGCACCAAGATCATCTTCACCGGCGACATCCACCAGATCGACCACCCCTACCTCGACAGCCTCTCCAACGGCCTGAGCTATCTAATCAACCGCATGAAAGGCCAACCGATCTACGCCCACGTCACTTTAGAGAAAGGCGAACGAAGTGAGCTGGCGGAACTGGCGAGTGACTTGCTATAGGAGGGGTGGCTGCAAAGTAATCATGGGTGGCCCGGACGCTACACGTCCGGGCGGCGCAGCCGCAAGAGGTTCGGGGTTAAATATCGGCTGCTGAGTAGACTGTTGATTCTCTTTTAGCGGCTACTCAATGCAATTCGTGATCGGTATGATTGAGTTAAAGCCTCTCCCTGAGACCTCGTGTCGCTGCGCGACCCGGACGTTTCGTGTCCGGGCCACCCGCGTACCAGGTAAAGACTCTTGAGGATGCCCGCGATGAAGGCTGTTCTTCTCTTCGCTGCCCTCATTCCGCTCGAAGCCCCTAAGCCGGAGCGGGTGCCTGCTTTAAAAATCACGGTCATCGTGCACGAAGTTTGCCAAGCCACGAAAACCGCGGAGGTAAGCCGAAAGGCGGTGAGCGAACACTCGTTCCTGGTGACGGAAGGTCGCTGGAACGGCGTCGTCTTCACGCAGAAACTTCGACCGTACCGAAGCAAGCGCGGCGATCATTTCATCACGATCGACTCGGCTCGAATTCGATTCGATGCCCGGTCAGCCCGCGTGGATTCCTTCCAAGGCAATTCAGAGAAATTGAAGGTCGTCGAATGTCAGGTTATAGCCGGGCCGATTTCCGATGGGCAGATCCGGGGAGTCGCGATTGGCTGGGATTGGACCTCGGGCGAAGAGCTACCGCAAATCGATCAGAAAATTTTCAGCGAGGAGTCTCATACTTACCACTACACAGTGGAACTGCATCAAAGTGTGGCCGATGGAGACGTCGCATCGTTCGGCTCTGTCGATGAGCCCAAATGCTATGTCCCCAAAGTGTCATTGGCCCTAGCACAGATTTTGCAGTTCAACCGTGACGGATCAAGTGATTACGTCCCGCCGTACTTCCGCGAAGTCAGTTTCGAAGACCGATTGGGCGCAGCTTGGAAAGTTAATCCGCTATCGCTCCGTGAGCCCGTCGAAGCCGCCCGACCCGAGCCGCCGATCGAATGGCCGTGAAGCGAGCAGCAGACTCGCCATCAGAGGTTCGGCCTCACTTTTCTTAACACGTTCACCGGCACGGTCGTCATGAAGGAATACAAAACAATATCAGTCGAAACCGATCAGAATTGGGGCGGCGCGAAGGGGAGTGTGAATACGGCAGCGCTGGACGAAACATTGAATTTAATGGCAAGGGAAGGCTGGGAGTTGGTCTGCGTTGAAGACTTGAAACACACCGCGGGGAGTGGGACGTTGCTGTGTATTTTTTCGCGGGATATGCAATCTTGAGCCGTACAGCGAGCGAAGTTCCGGCCGGCCATTGCTCTTTAATGCTGTCAGCTTCGTAGGCCCTCACGCCTCGACGGCCGCTTCCACGCATCGAATCCGACGTATCTTGCTGCTCGCCGGTCTCTTGGTAAATTCAGGTTGGAATTGCTGGAAGACCACGTGGGCTTTGCCGCTGCTCTTCGCTTGATAAAGCGCCGCGTCAGCGGCGCGGACGAGGTCTTCCGGCGTGCCGACTTCTGACGTCGTCACGGCCACGCCGAGACTCGCGGTTAACTTAAATGTTCCGCGGGGTGTTTCGATCGGACGCGAAACGCTTTTTAAGATTCGTTTCGCGACGAGTTCGGCGTCGGCGGGCGAGGCCAGATTGGTCAGCAATACGACGAATTCGTCGCCGCCCAGACGTGAGGCGAGGCTGCTGTCGGTTGCGCGTGAGACACTGTCCGTCGTGCGCAGCGTGTCGCTCAGGCGGTCGGCAATTTCGCACAGCACGAGGTCACCGGCCTCATGACCATGATTGTCATTGACCGCCTTAAAGCCGTCGCAGTCGATCATGACGACCGCGAAGTCATGCCGACCGGTCCGCCGTGACGTCTGCATCGCCTGGCCGATGCGGTCGAACAGCAAGGCCCGATTGGGCAGCCCGGTCAGCGGGTCGTGCAGAGCGGCATAACGCAGGCGGTCTTCGGCTTCTTTGCGACGCGTGATGTCTTCGACTGTGCCAACATACCCGGTGACCTGCTCACCGACGAGAATGGGGGACGCAGTTACGTGCGTCCAAATCGAACTGCCATCCGGCCGCAGAAAGCGATGATCACTTTCATACGTTTCGTTTAAATCAGCTGACTCGTGCCACTCTTGAAAAACTCGTTCGCGATCGTCGGGATGAATCGCCCGCGACCACCCGTCGCCGGAGCATTCCTGATGCGAGTAGCCGGAGAGTTTCGTGTATTGCTCATTGACGCGGAGGCAAAAACCTTGTTCGTCGGTTTGAAACATCCCCAGCGGTGACGCGGCTTGCAGAGCGGACCATTCCGATTCGCGACGCTTTAAACGATCCTCGAGAGCGTCCCGATTTAATTTTTCTTCAAACCATTGGGCGGCAAGCGTAACCAGTTCGAGCTCTGCCGGGCTGAAGTCACCGAAGCGGGGAGTAAACGTTGAGAAATTAATTGTGCCCCAGACTTTTCCTCCGACGACAAGCCTTCGTCCGATATAGGAGTCGATGGGAAACGATTGATAAGCCGGATGCCTGGCCCACTCGGACCGACTCGCGTTGACGAAGCGGACGGTCCCTTCGCACCGAATCGTTGTTTCGCAGAACGTATCGGCGCAGCGAAACGAGGCTCCCTCTCCAACTTCCACTGACCCACGATTCGCCACGTAGGCGACGTGGTAGGCTTCACCATTGATCTTGGCCACGATACCCAGATCGAGCCCGAGTCGGTCGAGGCAGACGTAAAGCACGTCGCGAATACGGTCGGCCTGGTCCCGGTCCGGCGAGTTCATCGCCCGCATCAGCCGGTATAAGACGTCGGCGGAAAGACCGCCAGCGCAGCGATCGAAAGATTGCATGGAAATGATTTTTGAAGGGAAGGGCGTGCGGAGAACCCGCGGGAATCCGTCCTCAATCTCACTGTGGGACAGAAAGCCCGACGACGTTTCGACAATGGCTCCGGCGTTGCCAGCTTAAAACAACTCAGGTCCGAAT contains:
- a CDS encoding PhoH family protein encodes the protein MTERVGESEVRKTFVLDTNVILHDSDCIRNFEEHDIAIPITVLEELDRFKKGGEDINFHARHFLRVIDELTGDLLSPEGAPLGEGLGHLKVVIGGEFRSELAAAFVEDAPDHRILNTALTVHREDRRLQRQTIFVTKDVNLRMKAKSFGLISQDYENDKIESFDALYMGKRMFEGLPCDLIGRFYQDDYRAGVEAERFDMINEPVPNENFILRNGTSASALATYDHVGQRYHRAEKVTAYGITPRNAEQIFALRALLDDDVRLVTLAGKAGSGKTLIALAAALQQRANFRQILLARPVVSLSNRDLGYLPGDVKDKLDPYMQPLYDNLNVIRHAVGEETEDGKRIGLMRETGKIEISPLAYIRGRSLPRIFFIVDEAQNLTPHEMKTIITRAGEGTKIIFTGDIHQIDHPYLDSLSNGLSYLINRMKGQPIYAHVTLEKGERSELAELASDLL
- a CDS encoding DUF4177 domain-containing protein, with the translated sequence MKEYKTISVETDQNWGGAKGSVNTAALDETLNLMAREGWELVCVEDLKHTAGSGTLLCIFSRDMQS
- a CDS encoding diguanylate cyclase domain-containing protein; the encoded protein is MQSFDRCAGGLSADVLYRLMRAMNSPDRDQADRIRDVLYVCLDRLGLDLGIVAKINGEAYHVAYVANRGSVEVGEGASFRCADTFCETTIRCEGTVRFVNASRSEWARHPAYQSFPIDSYIGRRLVVGGKVWGTINFSTFTPRFGDFSPAELELVTLAAQWFEEKLNRDALEDRLKRRESEWSALQAASPLGMFQTDEQGFCLRVNEQYTKLSGYSHQECSGDGWSRAIHPDDRERVFQEWHESADLNETYESDHRFLRPDGSSIWTHVTASPILVGEQVTGYVGTVEDITRRKEAEDRLRYAALHDPLTGLPNRALLFDRIGQAMQTSRRTGRHDFAVVMIDCDGFKAVNDNHGHEAGDLVLCEIADRLSDTLRTTDSVSRATDSSLASRLGGDEFVVLLTNLASPADAELVAKRILKSVSRPIETPRGTFKLTASLGVAVTTSEVGTPEDLVRAADAALYQAKSSGKAHVVFQQFQPEFTKRPASSKIRRIRCVEAAVEA